From a single Paenibacillus sp. FSL R5-0345 genomic region:
- a CDS encoding serine hydrolase domain-containing protein, translating into MSNYFKFVAIFGLIFVLVSCSDNSVNSVNSINDTLPQANEIVHKDAFEEKLDQYMSKNYSGSVLLVKDNKVIISKGYNMADYNNNLPNGRDTIHQIGSLTKAFTAAAILQLQEAGKLSVDDPVNTYIKDYPNDRVTLYHLLTHTSGIPNYTNSPDFLKSINIKISVDDLIAKFKDKSLEFEPGSRFSYSNSGYVLLGAVIEQVSGQSYGDYLNEHIFTPLDMKRSGYLTKDNNHTDIAVGYSLINPDISEIARPIDMTVPYSAGGIYSTVQDLYKWLLGLENGTIISDASWEAMRKPNLDEYALGWGIPDPMGMVYAHNGAINGFSSEIWRDMSQGTAVILLSNAEGINLGDMRDVLLRMLDSEE; encoded by the coding sequence TTGTCAAATTATTTTAAATTCGTTGCTATCTTCGGTTTAATTTTTGTACTGGTTTCCTGTTCAGACAACAGTGTCAACAGCGTCAACAGTATTAATGATACGCTGCCGCAAGCGAATGAAATAGTCCACAAGGATGCCTTTGAAGAAAAGCTTGATCAGTATATGTCCAAGAACTATTCGGGATCTGTGCTTCTCGTCAAAGATAACAAGGTTATAATTTCCAAGGGATACAATATGGCGGACTATAATAATAACCTGCCTAATGGACGAGATACTATCCATCAAATCGGTTCGCTTACTAAAGCATTTACCGCTGCAGCTATCTTACAGCTTCAAGAGGCCGGTAAGCTGAGTGTCGACGACCCCGTAAATACATATATTAAGGATTACCCTAATGATAGAGTCACACTTTACCACTTGTTGACCCACACATCCGGGATCCCCAATTATACCAATTCTCCAGATTTTCTAAAATCAATAAACATTAAAATTAGCGTTGACGATTTAATTGCCAAATTCAAAGACAAGTCACTAGAGTTTGAACCGGGCAGCCGATTTTCTTACAGTAACTCCGGGTATGTGCTGCTAGGTGCTGTGATTGAGCAAGTTAGCGGACAGTCGTATGGCGACTATCTGAATGAGCATATTTTTACACCTCTCGATATGAAAAGATCAGGTTATTTAACAAAAGACAACAACCATACAGATATTGCTGTTGGGTATTCACTTATTAATCCCGACATCTCTGAGATAGCCCGGCCTATCGATATGACCGTCCCTTATTCAGCTGGCGGTATATATTCCACCGTACAAGATCTTTATAAATGGCTTCTAGGGCTCGAGAACGGGACAATCATTAGTGATGCATCATGGGAAGCGATGCGCAAACCGAATCTGGATGAATACGCATTGGGATGGGGGATACCCGATCCAATGGGGATGGTGTACGCACATAATGGGGCAATCAATGGTTTCTCTTCTGAGATTTGGAGAGATATGTCTCAGGGGACAGCGGTGATTCTGCTCAGCAATGCAGAGGGAATCAACCTTGGGGATATGAGAGATGTGCTGTTACGCATGCTTGATTCGGAGGAATAG
- the sigK gene encoding RNA polymerase sporulation sigma factor SigK: MLFCTIEHSSYLINLTSYHVHNLKKFDNTGEDMEDLISIGTIGLIKAIESYRPNKGTKLATFAARCIENEILMHLRSLKKTRKDVSLHDPIGTDKEGNEITLIDILGSEADDVIKEVDLKIEKSKIYRNLDILDDREKEVVVGRFGLDTGGEERTQREIAKELGISRSYVSRIEKRALMKLYHEFYKAKR; encoded by the coding sequence ATACTGTTTTGTACGATCGAACACTCGAGTTACCTAATAAACTTGACATCATATCATGTCCATAACCTCAAAAAATTCGACAACACCGGAGAAGACATGGAGGATTTAATCTCCATCGGCACCATTGGCCTGATTAAAGCCATCGAGAGCTACCGCCCGAACAAAGGCACAAAGCTGGCCACTTTTGCTGCCCGTTGTATTGAAAACGAAATTCTGATGCACCTAAGATCCTTGAAGAAGACTCGTAAAGATGTATCTCTGCACGATCCAATTGGGACAGACAAGGAAGGTAATGAAATTACTCTCATCGATATCCTTGGCTCAGAAGCGGATGATGTCATTAAAGAAGTAGATCTGAAGATTGAGAAGAGCAAGATTTATCGCAATCTCGATATTTTGGATGATCGGGAAAAAGAGGTTGTCGTGGGGCGGTTTGGGCTGGATACAGGTGGAGAAGAGAGGACGCAGCGGGAGATTGCCAAGGAACTCGGGATATCGCGGAGTTATGTGTCTCGGATAGAGAAAAGGGCGTTGATGAAGTTGTATCATGAGTTTTATAAGGCGAAGCGGTGA
- a CDS encoding LacI family DNA-binding transcriptional regulator — protein sequence MLSLDKEGESFVIEIKGSDYANVYFIVKCIRKKEESVITPTIKEVAKAANVSVCTVSRVIHNLEGYSHNTKLNVLQAVEELGYYPNGVARGLINKQTRTLGVLFPSVASDFFCGILHGIEKAAYDKDYMVIVCNTGEDGKRTKNCLEMLQEKQVDGVIFTSEVLKDEYYLQLRQKKTPLVLVNAYSSKYTIPFVKVDDKLAAYQATSYLINKGHYNIAMIAGTPSDMIAGIPRVEGYRQALEEQGFIFNEARIAYGDFHMESGRVAMEKLLSEAPPFTAVFAASDEMAIGAMGKAFEKGLKIPEDLSMIGYDDLMLSKIISPPLTTVHQSLDQMGRLAVEKLLSLIEKPLELPNSTLMNHYIVERETVRTII from the coding sequence TTGCTCTCCCTTGATAAGGAGGGCGAGTCGTTTGTTATTGAGATTAAGGGCTCAGACTATGCAAACGTTTATTTTATAGTTAAATGCATTCGCAAGAAGGAGGAAAGTGTCATTACTCCAACAATTAAAGAAGTGGCTAAGGCAGCCAATGTTTCAGTATGTACAGTATCAAGGGTTATTCATAATCTAGAAGGTTACTCTCATAATACTAAGCTCAATGTACTTCAGGCTGTGGAAGAACTGGGTTATTATCCTAACGGAGTAGCTAGAGGACTCATTAATAAACAAACAAGAACTTTAGGAGTGCTTTTCCCCAGCGTAGCAAGTGATTTTTTTTGTGGTATTCTTCATGGGATTGAAAAGGCTGCCTATGATAAGGATTATATGGTCATTGTTTGCAATACTGGTGAGGATGGCAAAAGAACAAAAAACTGTCTGGAGATGCTCCAGGAAAAACAAGTGGACGGAGTAATATTTACAAGCGAAGTTTTGAAGGATGAATATTATCTTCAATTACGACAGAAGAAAACTCCCTTAGTGCTCGTCAATGCATATTCTTCAAAGTACACCATCCCTTTTGTAAAAGTAGATGATAAACTTGCTGCCTATCAAGCTACTTCCTATTTAATCAATAAAGGGCACTATAATATTGCTATGATTGCTGGAACGCCATCTGATATGATAGCGGGAATTCCTCGTGTGGAAGGTTACCGGCAAGCGCTCGAGGAACAAGGATTTATATTTAACGAGGCCAGAATAGCTTACGGAGATTTTCATATGGAAAGTGGCCGTGTGGCTATGGAAAAACTATTGAGTGAAGCCCCGCCGTTTACTGCAGTATTTGCAGCTAGTGATGAAATGGCAATTGGAGCCATGGGAAAGGCCTTTGAGAAAGGGTTGAAAATACCAGAGGATCTTTCTATGATTGGCTACGATGATTTGATGTTATCAAAAATTATATCTCCTCCTTTAACGACAGTACATCAATCGTTGGATCAAATGGGGCGATTGGCGGTGGAAAAGTTATTATCTCTGATAGAAAAACCTCTGGAATTACCAAACAGCACTCTCATGAATCATTATATTGTTGAGCGGGAAACAGTGCGTACAATAATTTGA
- a CDS encoding Gfo/Idh/MocA family protein, giving the protein MRKDRVVKLAKLKIGVIGLGGIADMHISGLLANEEAILWAICDCNEEVLARRGEQFNIPEARRYLNYKEMLSDPELEAVTIATPNYNHFEIACEAIKHRKPFALEKPVTLDVQEAAALRDLLAEAHLPHMICFSYRYKSAVRYAKWLINQGKIGEIKHVYGQYLQGWGLNERLPLVWRFRKKLSGSGALGDLGSHLLDLQRFLVGNVERVMADADTIIKDRTLLEGDGMGEVDVDDFCHVLARLEGGASSTMAISRFAFGRGNFQQVEIFGDRGAILYNLEEEDVLYVKSSEDGGEVFIKVDIPEEFHVDQMTSFINLVNGQGDGCDANMEDGYINQHAIDSIIVSLTEQRWISI; this is encoded by the coding sequence TTGAGAAAGGATAGGGTGGTGAAATTGGCAAAGCTGAAAATTGGTGTAATTGGTTTAGGTGGAATAGCAGACATGCATATTTCCGGTCTGTTGGCGAATGAAGAGGCGATCCTATGGGCGATTTGTGATTGCAATGAAGAGGTACTAGCGAGAAGGGGAGAACAATTTAATATCCCGGAAGCACGAAGATATTTGAATTACAAAGAAATGTTATCGGACCCAGAACTTGAAGCAGTGACGATCGCTACGCCGAATTATAACCATTTTGAAATAGCCTGTGAGGCAATCAAGCATCGTAAGCCGTTTGCCCTAGAGAAGCCGGTGACTCTCGATGTACAGGAAGCTGCCGCGTTGCGTGATCTGCTGGCTGAGGCTCATCTACCGCATATGATTTGTTTCAGTTATCGGTACAAATCGGCAGTAAGATATGCGAAATGGTTAATCAATCAGGGCAAAATAGGAGAGATCAAGCATGTCTACGGTCAGTATTTACAAGGCTGGGGGCTTAACGAGCGGCTTCCGCTAGTCTGGAGATTCAGAAAGAAGCTGTCCGGTTCAGGCGCGCTTGGAGATTTAGGTTCGCATTTGCTCGACCTTCAACGTTTTCTTGTGGGCAATGTAGAACGGGTGATGGCAGATGCCGATACGATTATCAAGGATCGCACCCTACTTGAAGGCGATGGCATGGGCGAGGTGGATGTTGATGATTTCTGTCATGTGCTGGCTCGGCTTGAAGGGGGAGCCTCGTCCACGATGGCCATTTCGAGATTCGCATTCGGGCGGGGAAACTTTCAGCAAGTGGAAATTTTCGGCGATCGGGGAGCGATTCTTTATAACCTGGAAGAAGAGGATGTACTATATGTTAAGTCTTCTGAGGATGGCGGCGAGGTCTTCATAAAAGTAGATATTCCTGAAGAATTTCATGTGGATCAAATGACATCTTTTATTAATCTGGTTAATGGACAGGGCGACGGATGCGACGCCAATATGGAAGACGGATATATAAACCAACATGCCATTGATTCAATTATTGTCTCATTAACTGAACAACGGTGGATTTCAATATAA
- a CDS encoding glycoside hydrolase family 66 protein gives MVNKKKPYIALLTLILSAQLALPLSAGPLGPSTVHADNESGSTLSNQSILKAITYLGVSKARYSPGEEAELILKLKDDEQWQGKLNVEIYNLNTLIAKGSKPITVLKGQGDLSVKWKTPDDDFTGYLVKAWVSGAADHDYVTAAIDVSSDWKRYPRYGYTSEFSSETAAQSDAKLKQLSQDYYLNGYQFYDWMWRHDVSVYSKTDADGKPLKDSEGNFVDEEINADTHYLDLLNRELYPLTIKQQVEAAQKYGSAAMAYEMNYAARENYEDYGVSPEWGLYGSENIDKTNPQQSQNGYHFDFNGKETALYLQDPGNVEWQNYITKQFDRAVNVFGFDGIHLDQWGANDNSHLYDYNGNKRYYSLDYDKLINSVKKSLVENNPAKSDVTFNMVGGNLDYSAVPDPDTKTDFDYSEIWHDRNQYSDLQKVVEDTRAKNGGKAMVIAGYMNMKEATGVKTRGTEAEDVPAAVNYQSRISKVQDSWVGNFGRKDTDAVTFTVNAPATGMYKLLLHYGQGNGSGYPEGKLTVNNEIAAAAIPFSANTGWGNPSATAEVTATLKEGNNTVKLTLNTNSLWLNLHSLEVQGQDIKQSYDAVDAKLDTVKVDQYSHVYYFDTKNDYVTFHVQVPTEGNYPLGFSYASDWQEVSRTLMVNNVSQGEVSFLGQGDWTKFARKENMASVYLNAGDNTITLKAPKDDLGIKLRYMALNGQRYEAAEAELPQTNSVTFTESKTDNFGQSGQTVTYSVYAEQQLNTLTVMYHGGNSPVMSVLVDGEPAPDAQNITFAKTPGEWDGPMQAKELFVNIPPGKHKITLKMESSGQYINVGGIVAGDYEYSTGDAEMKNGVVAVVGYVSEFNNENDRIVFNVNAVEAGLYTLGWVYQNNGAATVSRSVYSGDPAGTLASFAPTSGSQWGETVQTGISLVQGWNQIVIQMTEGTDSGIKVDKLKVTGDGPEAITRMYEAESTQEKNDSAFSLYKDTVLNFSEVGQQVTYPVSIPQSGEQSLIFTYSNAGEYTNRSLYIDGVRAKDSNGNDLDVAFNGTGSLDDYSEEAYVIVPYMEEGNHKITLKMEEDDTPGMIQLRGVTTGYFNEPSVRLMDAALSVMGATHIELGTADHIAEGPNMLANEYYPNRSKKMNQSTKTIMKDYYKFFAAYENLLYDSQAVNDREIAVKDAAGQQVELSRDGSENTLWYTVRSDNKNERYQSYDVVHLVNLLNNDSNWRNSANEPDVQHNLQVTYPVRLSAQDASGLKVFAATPDQNGGTMQELDYTWDGDQIVLNVPSVEYWTMLVVDYQPRQSEVQKLFPDTGNEPSPSPEPSPTPTNPAKPGTSADVAPVATAVQMGETRMITEQELKSAQGETVNIVLNEQVKSILLPLNAGELIGSRNLVIQTDGLSMIWKADKLKEIAAADSSGKGAYVELRIGNAGAPSNGVLSPSQEYTLKSKVYTLVLGIKDKNGKSLATPGLSLQATVKLEVTNAKLKGKLLGLYIKEQGDGLYRYAGGVFDSSAGTLQAQLNNQGEFAVYERLKTFSDVPSTHWAYEAISSLVAKHVVTGRTANHYSPSVSITRAEVTVMLVRALGLQTSGDKAVFADVPDSSWYAAELSAAYSNGLIHGRTAEKFSPDAPVTRQELAVLLLRAYQYAGGQAAGNITAEYSDASDIAEWARLAVRLATSSGLFVGNTDGQFSPLNPSTRAEIAQAIDRILNLINR, from the coding sequence ATGGTGAACAAGAAGAAGCCTTACATTGCATTACTCACACTTATCCTTTCGGCGCAGTTAGCACTCCCTCTGTCTGCGGGACCGCTGGGACCATCAACGGTGCATGCAGACAATGAGAGTGGGAGCACATTAAGCAATCAGTCAATTTTGAAAGCGATTACATACCTTGGGGTCAGTAAAGCTCGTTATTCCCCAGGTGAAGAGGCCGAACTTATCCTCAAATTGAAGGATGACGAACAGTGGCAGGGAAAGCTGAACGTTGAGATCTACAACCTGAATACGCTGATCGCCAAAGGGAGTAAACCGATTACCGTCTTGAAAGGACAAGGTGACTTGTCGGTTAAATGGAAGACCCCTGATGATGATTTTACCGGTTATCTGGTAAAAGCGTGGGTAAGCGGAGCAGCTGATCATGATTATGTTACGGCGGCTATAGATGTTTCAAGTGACTGGAAGAGATACCCGAGATACGGGTACACAAGTGAATTCAGCAGTGAGACTGCAGCGCAGAGTGATGCCAAACTAAAACAGTTGTCACAAGATTATTATCTTAATGGTTATCAATTTTATGACTGGATGTGGAGACACGATGTGTCCGTTTACTCCAAAACTGATGCAGATGGTAAACCGCTAAAGGACAGTGAAGGAAATTTTGTCGATGAGGAGATCAACGCTGATACTCATTATCTGGATCTGTTAAACCGGGAATTGTATCCGCTTACGATTAAACAGCAGGTAGAGGCTGCCCAGAAATACGGCTCAGCGGCAATGGCTTATGAGATGAACTATGCGGCTCGGGAAAATTATGAAGACTATGGCGTTAGTCCGGAGTGGGGGCTTTATGGCAGTGAAAATATTGATAAAACCAATCCGCAGCAGAGCCAAAACGGTTATCACTTCGATTTCAACGGTAAAGAAACAGCCCTCTATCTTCAGGATCCTGGGAATGTAGAGTGGCAGAATTATATTACCAAACAGTTTGACCGTGCTGTAAATGTCTTTGGATTTGACGGCATCCATCTGGACCAATGGGGAGCCAATGATAATAGTCATCTCTATGATTACAATGGAAATAAACGCTATTATTCCCTGGATTATGACAAGCTGATAAACTCGGTTAAAAAATCACTGGTAGAAAATAATCCGGCAAAAAGTGATGTCACATTCAACATGGTGGGAGGGAATTTAGATTACAGTGCTGTGCCAGATCCGGATACAAAGACGGACTTTGATTACAGCGAAATATGGCATGACCGTAATCAGTACAGTGATCTTCAGAAGGTAGTGGAGGATACACGGGCGAAAAACGGCGGCAAGGCAATGGTAATTGCGGGTTATATGAATATGAAAGAGGCTACAGGTGTGAAAACACGTGGAACGGAAGCCGAGGATGTTCCTGCTGCTGTAAATTATCAATCCCGGATCTCCAAAGTTCAGGACAGCTGGGTGGGGAATTTCGGTCGCAAGGATACGGATGCGGTTACATTTACGGTTAATGCGCCTGCCACCGGTATGTATAAGCTTCTTCTCCATTATGGACAGGGTAACGGCTCAGGTTACCCTGAAGGAAAGCTTACTGTTAACAATGAAATTGCGGCTGCTGCAATTCCATTCAGTGCTAACACCGGTTGGGGGAATCCTTCGGCGACAGCCGAAGTGACGGCAACGCTGAAGGAAGGTAACAATACGGTTAAGCTTACACTGAATACGAACAGTTTGTGGCTTAATCTGCATAGTCTCGAGGTGCAAGGACAAGACATTAAGCAATCTTACGATGCAGTGGATGCAAAACTCGATACCGTAAAGGTGGACCAGTACAGCCATGTTTACTATTTTGATACCAAAAATGATTATGTGACATTCCATGTACAGGTTCCTACTGAGGGTAACTACCCGCTCGGATTTAGTTACGCTTCCGATTGGCAGGAAGTCAGCCGTACACTCATGGTCAACAATGTATCCCAAGGCGAAGTTTCTTTCCTTGGACAGGGAGACTGGACAAAGTTTGCCCGCAAGGAGAATATGGCAAGCGTCTATCTGAATGCAGGCGACAACACGATTACACTGAAGGCTCCCAAAGATGACTTGGGTATTAAGTTACGCTATATGGCCCTTAATGGACAGCGATATGAAGCAGCTGAAGCTGAACTGCCGCAGACCAACAGCGTTACTTTCACGGAGAGCAAAACTGACAATTTCGGCCAAAGCGGCCAGACGGTAACATACTCGGTGTATGCCGAACAGCAGCTGAACACGTTGACGGTTATGTACCATGGAGGCAACAGTCCGGTTATGTCGGTGCTTGTTGATGGAGAGCCTGCTCCGGATGCCCAGAATATAACTTTTGCTAAGACGCCGGGAGAATGGGATGGTCCTATGCAAGCAAAAGAGTTGTTCGTAAACATTCCGCCCGGGAAGCACAAGATTACACTGAAGATGGAATCCTCCGGACAGTATATTAATGTTGGCGGGATTGTCGCCGGTGATTATGAATACAGTACAGGCGACGCAGAAATGAAGAATGGTGTAGTTGCGGTTGTCGGTTATGTCTCGGAGTTCAACAATGAGAATGACCGGATAGTATTCAATGTAAATGCGGTTGAAGCTGGACTGTATACACTCGGTTGGGTCTATCAGAATAATGGAGCAGCAACAGTCAGCCGCAGCGTGTATTCAGGCGATCCTGCAGGAACTTTGGCATCTTTTGCACCAACGTCAGGCAGCCAATGGGGGGAAACAGTCCAAACCGGAATTTCCCTGGTTCAAGGGTGGAATCAGATTGTGATTCAAATGACGGAAGGGACAGACAGTGGTATCAAAGTGGACAAACTGAAAGTAACCGGTGATGGGCCGGAAGCAATAACCAGAATGTACGAAGCGGAATCCACTCAGGAGAAAAATGATTCGGCCTTCTCCCTTTATAAGGATACGGTACTCAACTTCAGCGAGGTAGGGCAGCAGGTTACTTATCCGGTATCCATTCCTCAATCGGGAGAACAAAGCCTGATCTTTACGTACTCCAATGCCGGAGAGTATACAAACCGTTCCCTTTATATTGATGGCGTACGGGCGAAGGACAGCAATGGCAATGATCTTGATGTTGCATTTAACGGCACAGGCAGTCTGGACGATTATTCCGAAGAGGCCTATGTGATTGTACCGTATATGGAAGAAGGCAACCACAAGATCACGCTGAAAATGGAAGAGGATGACACTCCAGGCATGATCCAGCTCCGAGGTGTGACTACAGGCTATTTCAACGAGCCGTCCGTTCGGTTAATGGACGCTGCGCTCTCAGTTATGGGGGCAACTCATATTGAACTCGGGACGGCCGATCATATCGCTGAAGGGCCCAATATGCTTGCCAACGAGTATTATCCGAACCGCAGTAAAAAGATGAATCAGAGCACCAAGACAATAATGAAGGATTATTACAAATTCTTTGCCGCATATGAAAATCTCTTGTATGACAGCCAGGCAGTCAATGATAGAGAGATTGCTGTCAAAGATGCCGCCGGACAGCAGGTCGAGCTGAGCCGAGACGGTTCAGAAAATACGCTATGGTACACCGTTCGATCTGACAATAAGAACGAGCGTTATCAATCCTATGATGTAGTCCATCTGGTGAACCTGCTGAACAATGACTCTAACTGGAGAAACTCAGCCAATGAGCCGGATGTGCAGCACAATTTGCAAGTGACTTATCCGGTTCGACTGTCTGCTCAAGATGCTTCTGGACTCAAGGTTTTTGCGGCAACCCCTGATCAAAACGGGGGAACGATGCAGGAATTGGATTACACTTGGGATGGAGATCAGATTGTGTTGAATGTTCCAAGCGTCGAATACTGGACGATGCTTGTGGTGGATTATCAACCGCGGCAGTCAGAGGTTCAGAAGCTGTTCCCAGATACAGGGAACGAACCTTCACCATCTCCAGAACCTTCACCAACGCCAACAAATCCGGCAAAGCCAGGAACTTCTGCAGATGTAGCGCCGGTAGCGACTGCGGTGCAGATGGGTGAAACACGGATGATCACCGAGCAGGAGCTGAAATCCGCTCAAGGAGAAACTGTTAATATTGTGTTGAATGAGCAGGTCAAATCCATACTACTACCGCTAAATGCTGGAGAATTAATTGGCTCACGCAATTTGGTCATCCAAACAGATGGACTCTCAATGATTTGGAAGGCAGACAAGCTGAAGGAGATTGCCGCGGCAGATTCTAGCGGTAAGGGGGCTTATGTTGAGCTGAGAATAGGCAATGCGGGGGCTCCGTCTAACGGTGTTTTGAGCCCTTCTCAAGAGTATACTCTGAAAAGCAAGGTGTACACACTCGTGTTAGGAATCAAAGATAAAAACGGAAAAAGCTTAGCGACGCCGGGATTAAGTCTGCAAGCAACTGTGAAACTAGAGGTAACGAATGCTAAGCTTAAGGGGAAGTTGTTGGGGCTCTACATCAAAGAACAAGGAGATGGGCTATACCGTTACGCAGGGGGAGTATTTGATTCTTCTGCCGGCACCCTGCAGGCCCAACTGAACAATCAAGGTGAGTTCGCTGTTTATGAGAGGTTGAAGACATTCTCCGATGTGCCTAGTACCCATTGGGCTTACGAAGCAATATCTTCACTGGTGGCCAAACACGTCGTTACTGGCAGGACAGCGAATCATTATTCTCCATCCGTAAGCATTACACGGGCGGAAGTTACAGTTATGCTGGTGCGTGCGCTGGGTCTTCAGACTAGCGGAGACAAGGCTGTATTTGCAGACGTGCCTGACTCCTCGTGGTACGCGGCGGAGTTATCAGCCGCTTACAGCAACGGACTAATTCATGGTCGGACAGCGGAGAAATTCTCACCTGATGCACCTGTCACACGCCAGGAATTGGCGGTCTTGCTTTTACGGGCGTATCAATATGCCGGAGGACAGGCTGCAGGCAATATTACTGCTGAGTATTCTGATGCTTCAGATATTGCTGAATGGGCTCGGCTGGCGGTACGTCTCGCAACTTCATCTGGATTGTTTGTAGGAAATACAGACGGTCAGTTTTCTCCTCTGAACCCAAGCACCCGTGCAGAGATTGCACAAGCAATTGATCGGATACTGAATCTGATAAACCGATAG
- a CDS encoding ThuA domain-containing protein, protein MSKIKITVWNEYRHERHNEEVKAIYPDGIHMALANYLNTQEDMEAKTAVLDDPEHGLTDEVLEQTDVLLWWGHLAHDEVSDEIVEKVRQKVLNGMGLIVLHSGHNSKIFQSLMGTNTGALKWRDEGEKERIWVIEPGHPIAKGLGEYIEINKEEMYGERFEIPAPDELIFISWFEGGEVFRSGCCYKRGQGNIFYFRPGHETFPVYHQPEVLQVISNSIRWAAKDELPKVSYGRVAPLELIP, encoded by the coding sequence ATGTCTAAAATCAAAATTACAGTATGGAACGAGTACCGCCATGAAAGACACAACGAAGAAGTTAAAGCTATATATCCAGATGGTATTCATATGGCACTTGCCAACTATTTGAACACACAAGAAGATATGGAAGCAAAAACAGCGGTTCTGGATGATCCCGAACACGGATTAACTGATGAGGTGCTAGAACAAACAGATGTATTGTTATGGTGGGGGCATTTAGCCCATGATGAGGTTAGTGACGAAATTGTGGAAAAGGTACGTCAAAAGGTGCTAAATGGCATGGGATTAATCGTTCTCCACTCTGGACATAACTCCAAAATATTCCAATCTTTAATGGGTACCAATACTGGTGCTCTGAAATGGCGTGATGAAGGTGAGAAGGAGCGAATCTGGGTCATTGAGCCGGGACACCCGATTGCCAAGGGCCTTGGAGAGTATATTGAAATTAACAAGGAAGAAATGTATGGTGAACGTTTTGAGATTCCGGCGCCGGATGAGCTTATTTTTATTTCCTGGTTCGAAGGCGGAGAGGTGTTCCGTAGCGGATGCTGCTACAAGCGAGGACAAGGCAATATCTTTTACTTCAGACCAGGGCATGAGACTTTCCCGGTATACCACCAGCCTGAGGTACTTCAAGTCATTAGTAACAGCATTCGTTGGGCGGCAAAAGATGAACTTCCTAAAGTTTCTTACGGACGTGTAGCCCCGTTGGAACTTATTCCTTAA